Proteins from a single region of Lates calcarifer isolate ASB-BC8 linkage group LG19, TLL_Latcal_v3, whole genome shotgun sequence:
- the LOC108892430 gene encoding interferon alpha-inducible protein 27-like protein 2A isoform X1 yields the protein MANIFVNALSWIASLGYEAWMLLMALWDFFFNYKEEICKTVVIGAGGVMTVTLTPALLAAMGFTSGGIVAGSLAAKIMSYCAIANGGGVAAGGLVAFLQSIGAAGLSGATSTVVAAPGAAVGWMLSTICNQTGTS from the exons ATGGCAAACATTT TTGTGAATGCTCTGTCATGGATTGCCTCTCTAGGATATGAGGCATGGATGCTACTGATGGCATTGTGGGATTTCTTTTTCAACTACAAGGAAGAAATTT GTAAGACTGTTGTTATAGGAGCAG GAGGTGTTATGACTGTGACCCTGACTCCTGCTCTACTGGCTGCCATGGGTTTCACCTCAGGTGGAATAGTAGCAGGTTCCCTTGCTGCCAAAATAATGTCGTATTGTGCCATTGCTAATGGAGGAGGAGTTGCAGCAGGAGGTCTGGTGGCATTCCTGCAATCAATAG GTGCAGCTGGTCTGTCAGGGGCCACCAGTACAGTTGTGGCTGCCCCTGGAGCAGCAGTGGGATGGATGCTATCGACCATCTGTAATCAAACTGGAACCTCCTGA
- the LOC108892430 gene encoding interferon alpha-inducible protein 27-like protein 2A isoform X4, producing the protein MLLMALWDFFFNYKEEICKTVVIGAGGVMTVTLTPALLAAMGFTSGGIVAGSLAAKIMSYCAIANGGGVAAGGLVAFLQSIGAAGLSGATSTVVAAPGAAVGWMLSTICNQTGTS; encoded by the exons ATGCTACTGATGGCATTGTGGGATTTCTTTTTCAACTACAAGGAAGAAATTT GTAAGACTGTTGTTATAGGAGCAG GAGGTGTTATGACTGTGACCCTGACTCCTGCTCTACTGGCTGCCATGGGTTTCACCTCAGGTGGAATAGTAGCAGGTTCCCTTGCTGCCAAAATAATGTCGTATTGTGCCATTGCTAATGGAGGAGGAGTTGCAGCAGGAGGTCTGGTGGCATTCCTGCAATCAATAG GTGCAGCTGGTCTGTCAGGGGCCACCAGTACAGTTGTGGCTGCCCCTGGAGCAGCAGTGGGATGGATGCTATCGACCATCTGTAATCAAACTGGAACCTCCTGA
- the LOC108892414 gene encoding cytosolic 5'-nucleotidase 1A, with protein sequence MSLNNGQTLTVSGHDLTRNGSSSSSSSRAPWEDARTVLKPSTPTRKPKPLKPENAVTIAVSSRVLFNMEKEQQIYEQQGMEDYIKYQVEHEAEPFSPGPAFSFVKALEAVNTQLRELYPESEELFDVVLMTNNHAYVGLRLINTINHHKLFIERFCMTGGNSPIGYLKAYHTNLYLSADSGKVREALEEGIAAATMFTPEKMTEVSETQLRVAFDGDAVLFSDESERIYKAHGLDKFFEHEKAHENKPLDHGPLKGFLEALGKLQKKFYGKGQRMDCPIRTYLVTARSAASSGTRALKTLRSWGLEIDEALFLAGAPKGPMLEKIRPHIFFDDQMFHVEGAAEMGTVACHVPYGIAQRVTKKGIMDKEFSPAPK encoded by the exons ATGAGTCTAAACAATGGTCAAACTCTGACCGTCAGTGGACACGACTTGACCagaaatggcagcagcagcagcagcagcagccgagCACCCTGGGAAGATGCTAGGACGGTTTTAAAGCCCTCCACCCCCACAAGGAAACCTAAACCA TTAAAGCCT GAGAATGCAGTCACCATCGCCGTGTCATCTCGAGTCCTCTTCAACATGGAGAAGGAGCAGCAGATCTACGAACAGCAAGGCATGGAGGATTACATCAAGTATCAGGTGGAGCATGAAGCAGAGCCTTTTAGCCCCGGACCAGCCTTCTCCTTTGTCAAG GCTCTGGAGGCTGTGAACACTCAGCTGAGGGAGCTTTACCCCGAGAGCGAGGAGCTCTTTGATGTTGTGCTTATGACCAACAACCATGCATATGTCGGACTAAGACTCATCAACACCATCAATCATCACA agctgTTCATTGAGCGCTTCTGTATGACTGGGGGAAACAGTCCTATAGGCTACTTGAAGGCCTACCACACTAACCTGTACCTGTCTGCTGACTCAGGAAAGGTTCGAGAAGCTTTGGAGGAAG GTATAGCAGCAGCCACCATGTTCACCCCAGAGAAGATGACGGAAGTGTCGGAGACTCAGCTGCGTGTTGCTTTTGATGGTGATGCTGTCCTCTTCTCTGATGAGTCTGAGCGCATTTACAAGGCCCACGGACTGGACAAGTTCTTTGAACATGAGAAAGCCCATGAGAACAAGCCTCTGGatcat GGGCCACTTAAGGGCTTCCTGGAGGCTTTAGGAAAGCTGCAGAAGAAGTTTTATGGCAAAGGCCAGCGGATGGACTGCCCCATCCGGACCTACCTGGTGACGGCTCGCAGTGCAGCCAGCTCTGGTACCAGAGCCCTAAAAACTCTGCGCTCATGGGGTCTGGAGATCGATGAGGCTCTCTTTCTGGCAGGGGCACCCAAGGGCCCCATGCTGGAGAAGATCAGGCCTCATATTTTCTTTGATGACCAGATGTTTCATGTGGAGGGGGCAGCGGAAATGGGGACAGTGGCGTGTCATGTGCCCTATGGGATAGCTCAGAGAGTCACCAAAAAAGGAATAATGGACAAAGAGTTTTCTCCAGCACCCAAGTAG